The Corallococcus soli genome has a window encoding:
- a CDS encoding NAD-dependent epimerase/dehydratase family protein produces MKILVTGATGYIGGAVVDALMRAGHQVVGLARSDDARNKLTQRGVQAVAGDLADTAGLASLVKDLDAVVWTATTNSEAVDAPAVAAVLDALKGTDKTFVYTSGVWVHGDTRGNVVTEETPLSAAALVAWRPAVEQRTLGTPGVRGIVIRPGIVYGKGAGIPTLLTSSVKDHGAARFMGTGENHWPVVFVEDLADLYVRAVEKAPAGTVLVAVQGPSVKVKDVAAAASEGAGAGGKTVAWPLEEARKQFGAFADALALDQQFSAQHAQKLLGWMPKGPGIIDELRSGSYARR; encoded by the coding sequence ATGAAGATCCTTGTCACGGGCGCGACGGGCTACATCGGCGGGGCGGTGGTGGATGCGCTCATGCGCGCGGGCCACCAGGTCGTGGGCCTGGCGCGCTCCGACGATGCGCGCAACAAGCTCACCCAGCGTGGCGTCCAGGCCGTGGCGGGGGACCTGGCGGACACCGCCGGGCTGGCCTCCCTGGTGAAGGACCTGGACGCGGTCGTCTGGACCGCGACGACCAACAGCGAGGCGGTGGACGCGCCCGCCGTCGCGGCGGTGCTGGACGCGCTCAAGGGCACGGACAAGACGTTCGTCTACACCAGCGGCGTCTGGGTGCACGGCGACACGCGCGGCAACGTCGTCACCGAGGAGACCCCGCTGAGCGCGGCGGCGCTGGTCGCCTGGCGCCCGGCCGTGGAGCAGCGCACGCTGGGCACGCCGGGCGTGCGCGGCATCGTCATCCGCCCGGGCATCGTCTACGGCAAGGGCGCCGGCATCCCCACCCTGCTCACGTCGTCCGTGAAGGACCACGGCGCCGCCCGCTTCATGGGCACGGGTGAGAACCACTGGCCGGTGGTGTTCGTGGAGGACCTGGCGGACCTCTACGTGCGCGCCGTGGAGAAGGCCCCCGCCGGCACGGTGCTGGTCGCGGTGCAGGGCCCGTCCGTGAAGGTGAAGGACGTCGCCGCCGCCGCCAGTGAAGGCGCTGGCGCCGGGGGCAAGACGGTCGCCTGGCCGCTGGAGGAGGCGCGCAAGCAGTTCGGCGCGTTCGCGGACGCCCTGGCCCTGGATCAGCAGTTCTCCGCCCAGCACGCGCAGAAGCTCCTGGGCTGGATGCCCAAGGGCCCCGGCATCATCGACGAGCTGCGCAGCGGTTCCTACGCGCGGCGCTGA
- a CDS encoding acyl-CoA dehydrogenase family protein has protein sequence MPQAFREQVRAFVNDHVRPHVDAWERDGEYPLELYRQAGRAGLLALGRSPEQLPDDPRALAVLVEELTLGGAQGITMGLASHFVSLRAVQGSDARVAARVVPAVLKGDQGIVLALTEPQAGSDLRAFECRAEPHDGGHRLTGEKRFICNGGRADLLLVGAVHEGALGLFLVEGSAPGLSSTRLACLGWRCLPLAALRFDATPARLLIAGREAGRLLQQCLQQERLNLAVMAVASAELALRDTVAHCRTRRVGGEALLDKSVLRQRLAERHSELSVVRVYVEQAVRWQAEGQLSPAQAAIAKNSAVDVLERIAHEAVQLQGAHGCVEPAVVERIYRDARLLGIGGGAREVMLEVIGRAL, from the coding sequence CGTGGACGCCTGGGAGCGCGACGGCGAGTACCCGCTGGAGCTCTACCGGCAGGCGGGCAGGGCGGGCCTGCTGGCCCTGGGGCGCTCCCCGGAGCAGCTCCCCGACGACCCCCGGGCGCTGGCGGTGCTGGTGGAGGAGCTGACCCTGGGCGGCGCCCAGGGCATCACCATGGGGCTGGCGTCGCACTTCGTCAGCCTCAGGGCGGTGCAGGGCAGCGACGCCCGGGTGGCGGCGCGCGTGGTGCCGGCGGTGCTCAAGGGCGACCAGGGCATCGTCCTCGCGCTGACCGAACCCCAGGCGGGCTCCGACCTGCGCGCCTTTGAATGCCGGGCCGAGCCGCACGACGGCGGCCACCGGCTCACCGGGGAGAAGCGCTTCATCTGCAACGGGGGCCGCGCGGACCTGCTGCTGGTGGGCGCGGTCCACGAGGGCGCCCTGGGGCTGTTCCTGGTGGAGGGCTCCGCGCCCGGCCTGTCCAGCACGCGGCTGGCGTGCCTGGGCTGGCGGTGCCTGCCGCTCGCCGCCCTGCGCTTCGACGCGACGCCCGCGCGCCTGCTCATCGCGGGGCGCGAGGCGGGGCGCCTGCTCCAGCAGTGCCTGCAACAGGAGCGGCTGAACCTGGCGGTGATGGCGGTGGCGTCCGCGGAGCTGGCGCTGCGCGACACGGTGGCGCACTGCCGTACGCGCCGCGTGGGCGGCGAGGCGCTGCTGGACAAGTCCGTCCTGCGCCAGCGCCTGGCCGAACGGCACTCCGAGCTGAGCGTGGTGCGGGTGTACGTGGAGCAGGCCGTGCGCTGGCAGGCCGAGGGGCAGCTGTCCCCGGCGCAGGCCGCCATCGCCAAGAACTCCGCGGTGGACGTGCTGGAGCGCATCGCGCACGAGGCGGTCCAGCTCCAGGGCGCGCACGGCTGCGTCGAACCGGCCGTCGTGGAGCGCATCTACCGCGACGCGCGGCTGCTGGGCATTGGCGGGGGCGCGCGGGAAGTCATGCTGGAAGTCATCGGACGGGCCTTGTGA
- a CDS encoding hydroxymethylglutaryl-CoA synthase translates to MQVGLEAIGVAVPDTYVELADLAMARGVAPGKYVDGLGVTRMGVPLVDEDTVTLAARAARMALESARCSPDDIGLLVVGTETAVDHSKPVASYVQGLLGLSTRCRIFETKHACYGGTAALQLALDWVRSGSAKGRKALIVCSDIARYGVGTPGEPTQGAGAVAMLVSDHPALVVLEAGKTGVYSKDVMDFWRPLYSKDALVDGHYSVQCYLDALEGAYRSYQEAAGDAGGEGAYSDRFAALVYHVPYGKMSRKAHRHLRTLDGDAAPDASFDRLVGHSLVMPSQVGNIYTGSMYLALASLLSSAPEDLTGKRVGLFSYGSGSCAEFFSGVVQDGAQARVKALGLEARLARRRALSIPEYEDVMRAREHLDERPAADAAGSGFRYQGTRDHKRIYAT, encoded by the coding sequence ATGCAGGTGGGCCTGGAAGCAATCGGTGTCGCCGTTCCGGACACGTACGTGGAGTTGGCGGACCTGGCGATGGCGCGTGGGGTCGCGCCGGGCAAGTACGTGGACGGCCTGGGCGTGACGCGCATGGGCGTGCCGCTGGTGGACGAGGACACGGTGACGCTGGCGGCGCGCGCGGCGCGGATGGCGCTGGAGTCGGCCCGCTGCTCGCCCGACGACATCGGCCTGCTGGTGGTGGGCACGGAGACGGCGGTGGACCACTCGAAGCCGGTGGCCTCCTACGTCCAGGGCCTGCTGGGCCTGTCCACGCGCTGCCGCATCTTCGAGACGAAGCACGCCTGCTACGGCGGCACCGCCGCGCTCCAACTGGCGCTGGACTGGGTGCGCTCCGGCAGCGCCAAGGGCCGCAAGGCGCTCATCGTGTGCTCGGACATCGCCCGCTACGGCGTGGGCACGCCGGGCGAGCCCACCCAGGGCGCGGGCGCGGTGGCGATGCTGGTGTCGGACCACCCCGCCCTCGTCGTCCTGGAGGCCGGCAAGACGGGCGTCTACTCCAAGGACGTGATGGACTTCTGGCGTCCGCTGTATTCGAAGGACGCGCTGGTGGACGGGCACTACTCGGTCCAGTGCTACCTGGACGCGCTGGAGGGCGCCTACCGGTCCTACCAGGAGGCCGCGGGGGACGCGGGCGGGGAGGGCGCCTACAGCGACCGCTTCGCCGCGCTCGTCTACCATGTGCCCTACGGGAAGATGTCCCGCAAGGCGCACCGGCACCTGCGCACGCTGGACGGTGACGCCGCGCCGGACGCCAGCTTCGACCGGCTGGTGGGTCACAGCCTGGTGATGCCGTCGCAGGTGGGCAACATCTACACGGGCTCCATGTACCTGGCGCTGGCGAGCCTCCTGTCGTCCGCCCCGGAGGACCTGACGGGCAAGCGCGTGGGCCTGTTCTCCTACGGCAGCGGGTCCTGCGCGGAGTTCTTCAGCGGCGTGGTGCAGGACGGCGCCCAGGCGCGCGTGAAGGCCCTGGGCCTGGAGGCGCGGCTGGCGCGCCGCCGCGCGCTGTCCATCCCTGAGTACGAAGACGTGATGCGCGCCCGGGAGCACCTGGACGAGCGGCCCGCCGCGGACGCCGCCGGTTCGGGCTTCCGCTACCAGGGCACGCGCGACCACAAGCGCATCTACGCGACCTGA
- a CDS encoding PaaI family thioesterase, which yields MKDLSEHARAHSQALLEHAYQRYCGLRLIEQRPGFCQCRLRVTEAIDNLSHTLHGGVIYSMLDVVSMLATLPMLGPDEYALTNSFNSMMMSATPLGAEVLFEASVLRSGRNLIFTQSQAWKIAEDGQRTQIASAQLSKFRMRVDWKDGAARKG from the coding sequence ATGAAGGACCTGAGTGAACACGCCCGGGCGCACTCGCAGGCGCTCCTGGAGCACGCGTACCAGCGCTACTGCGGCCTGCGGCTGATTGAGCAGCGCCCCGGCTTCTGCCAGTGCCGCCTGCGCGTCACGGAGGCCATCGACAACCTGAGCCACACCCTGCACGGCGGGGTCATCTACTCCATGCTCGACGTGGTCAGCATGCTGGCCACCCTGCCCATGCTGGGGCCTGACGAGTACGCGCTCACCAACAGCTTCAACAGCATGATGATGTCCGCCACCCCCCTGGGCGCGGAGGTCCTCTTCGAGGCGAGCGTGCTGCGAAGCGGCCGCAACCTCATCTTCACCCAGAGCCAGGCCTGGAAGATCGCGGAGGACGGCCAGCGCACGCAGATCGCCTCCGCGCAGCTGAGCAAGTTCCGCATGCGCGTCGACTGGAAGGATGGCGCGGCCCGCAAGGGCTGA
- a CDS encoding DMT family transporter: protein MSAPLPLTSSPRAGSRLRQWGDAPLLLLIATGMLLGSMLPMSRVARAEGWSPLEFAFWPALGSGLVLAFAGGRSVTGSPEARPVLLYSLIAGVLSVAVPNSVTFIVMQSVGTSVTSLVYTLPPLFTYAFAWGLGIERYRPLRLAGIVVGLVGAAILVLGRTSAPGTGSSWWLALALCTPISIAAGNVYRKLRMPKGVPASLLAGGMLLGGALALLPLLLMNGGLPRPGLAGWSVILAQCCFTSLGYRVYFHFQKVADPVYFSQFGYVVSATGVLSGLLFFNEHLTLPMLLSIGVILAGIAMVNARSA from the coding sequence ATGAGCGCCCCCCTGCCGCTGACGTCCTCTCCCCGGGCGGGCTCCCGCCTGCGCCAGTGGGGGGACGCGCCCCTGCTGCTGCTCATCGCCACCGGCATGCTGCTGGGCAGCATGCTGCCCATGTCCCGCGTGGCGCGCGCGGAGGGCTGGTCGCCGCTGGAGTTCGCCTTCTGGCCGGCGCTCGGCAGCGGGCTGGTGCTGGCGTTCGCCGGGGGCCGGAGCGTGACGGGCTCCCCGGAGGCGCGGCCCGTGCTGCTCTACAGCCTGATCGCCGGCGTGCTGAGCGTGGCCGTCCCCAACAGCGTGACCTTCATCGTCATGCAGAGCGTGGGCACCAGCGTGACGTCGCTGGTGTACACGCTGCCGCCGCTGTTCACGTATGCCTTCGCCTGGGGGCTGGGCATTGAACGCTACCGGCCGCTGCGGCTGGCGGGCATCGTGGTGGGCCTGGTGGGCGCGGCCATCCTCGTGCTGGGCCGCACCAGCGCGCCCGGCACCGGGTCCTCGTGGTGGCTGGCGCTGGCGCTCTGCACGCCCATCAGCATCGCGGCCGGCAACGTGTACCGGAAGCTGCGCATGCCCAAGGGCGTGCCCGCGAGCCTGCTGGCGGGGGGGATGCTGCTGGGCGGGGCGCTCGCGCTGCTGCCGCTGCTGCTGATGAACGGGGGGCTGCCGCGCCCCGGCCTGGCGGGGTGGAGCGTCATCCTGGCCCAGTGCTGCTTCACCAGCCTGGGCTACCGCGTGTACTTTCATTTCCAGAAGGTCGCGGACCCGGTGTACTTCAGCCAGTTCGGCTACGTCGTGTCCGCGACGGGCGTGCTGTCCGGGCTGCTCTTCTTCAACGAGCACCTGACGCTGCCCATGCTGCTGTCCATCGGCGTCATCCTGGCGGGCATCGCCATGGTGAACGCCCGGAGCGCCTGA
- a CDS encoding TraR/DksA family transcriptional regulator, whose protein sequence is MSTDPMSLQARQMLRCRCDALRGQELSARSAPSGSGARFSSKERLELAEVEAALVRIDEDRFGGCEDCGGAIGRQRLLAVPEARYCLGCADRRRGLEAGR, encoded by the coding sequence ATGAGCACCGACCCGATGAGCCTCCAGGCGCGGCAGATGCTGCGCTGTCGTTGCGATGCGCTGCGCGGCCAGGAGCTGTCCGCGCGGAGCGCCCCCTCCGGAAGCGGAGCGCGCTTCTCGTCGAAGGAGCGCTTGGAGCTGGCGGAGGTGGAGGCGGCGCTCGTGCGCATCGACGAGGACCGCTTCGGCGGGTGTGAGGATTGCGGAGGCGCCATCGGGCGCCAGCGCCTGCTCGCCGTCCCCGAAGCCCGCTATTGCCTGGGGTGTGCGGACCGGCGCCGAGGTCTGGAGGCCGGCCGTTGA
- a CDS encoding sigma-54-dependent transcriptional regulator translates to MANERILVVDDEVNARRAIATLLKEEGFDVREAADGQDALGLLADFAPSVVLTDVRMPRMDGLTLMRRAREGGSDATFVVMTAFASVEAAVEAMRAGAENYLTKPLDINAVLVVLGKALETRRLRREAHQLRERVAERFRVGNIIGDAPELQGVYSLIHQAAPTKATILILGESGTGKELVAQALHNLSPRKERPFVKVHCAALSEGLLESELFGHERGAFTGAIARKEGRFELADGGTLFLDEIGEVSPAVQVKLLRVLQSREFERVGGTQTLKVDVRIVAATHRDLQAEVKAGRFREDLYYRLNVVAVTLPPLRQRKGDIPALVSHFLERCNTSYGKAVKGLAPGTLQALMSHDWPGNIRELENAVERAVVLAQGEELTADDLPPVLRGPRPSAESMERLIPGASLAAIEREAILRTLEMVQGSTARAAEVLGISVRKVQYKLKAYASGGTGEDPADAP, encoded by the coding sequence ATGGCCAACGAACGCATCCTGGTGGTGGACGACGAGGTGAATGCACGGCGGGCCATCGCCACGCTCCTCAAGGAGGAGGGCTTCGACGTGCGGGAGGCCGCGGATGGCCAGGACGCCCTGGGGCTGCTCGCGGACTTCGCGCCCTCGGTGGTGCTCACCGACGTGCGCATGCCCCGCATGGACGGGCTCACGTTGATGCGGCGCGCGCGGGAGGGCGGCAGCGACGCGACCTTCGTGGTGATGACGGCGTTCGCTTCGGTGGAGGCGGCGGTGGAGGCGATGCGCGCGGGCGCGGAGAACTACCTCACCAAACCGCTGGACATCAACGCGGTGCTCGTCGTGCTGGGCAAGGCCCTGGAGACGCGCCGGCTCCGGCGTGAAGCCCACCAGCTGCGCGAGCGCGTGGCGGAGCGCTTCCGCGTGGGCAACATCATTGGCGATGCGCCCGAACTCCAGGGCGTCTACAGCCTCATCCACCAGGCGGCGCCCACGAAGGCCACCATCCTCATCCTGGGGGAGAGCGGCACCGGCAAGGAGCTGGTCGCCCAGGCGCTGCACAACCTGAGCCCGCGAAAGGAGCGCCCCTTCGTGAAGGTGCACTGCGCGGCGCTCAGCGAAGGGCTGCTGGAGAGCGAGCTGTTCGGCCACGAGCGGGGCGCCTTCACCGGCGCCATCGCCCGCAAGGAGGGCCGCTTCGAGCTGGCGGACGGCGGCACCCTGTTCCTGGACGAGATTGGCGAGGTCTCCCCGGCCGTGCAGGTGAAGCTGCTGCGCGTGCTGCAGAGCCGCGAGTTTGAACGCGTGGGCGGCACGCAGACGCTGAAGGTGGACGTGCGCATCGTGGCCGCCACCCACCGCGACCTCCAGGCGGAGGTGAAGGCGGGCCGCTTCCGCGAGGACCTCTACTACCGGCTCAACGTGGTGGCGGTGACGCTGCCCCCGCTGCGCCAGCGCAAGGGGGACATCCCCGCGCTGGTGAGCCACTTCCTGGAGCGCTGCAACACGTCTTATGGCAAGGCGGTGAAGGGGCTGGCCCCCGGCACCCTCCAGGCGCTGATGAGCCACGACTGGCCGGGGAACATCCGCGAGCTGGAGAACGCGGTGGAGCGCGCGGTGGTGCTCGCCCAGGGCGAGGAGCTCACGGCGGACGACCTGCCGCCCGTGCTGCGGGGCCCCCGCCCCAGCGCCGAGTCCATGGAGCGGCTCATCCCCGGCGCCAGCCTGGCCGCCATTGAGCGCGAGGCCATCCTGCGCACCCTGGAGATGGTGCAGGGGTCCACCGCGCGCGCCGCGGAGGTCCTGGGCATCAGCGTGCGGAAGGTCCAATACAAGCTCAAGGCGTACGCCAGCGGCGGCACCGGCGAGGACCCCGCGGATGCCCCGTAG
- a CDS encoding luciferase domain-containing protein, with the protein MVSRRKVLGVHVALLFAATACTPPANEVPRAEAPGVSRVLASTAPEPSFRLAARKGPRPETTDAPPGTPLAHRQLSQVSPPDIQERLFTRAAALPDVTVAPSGISVPGARAFWLRPEAVRGPRAAFQVGTEFAHIHPSEDGSLHVKFPPDLARQVFQQGWGMPHPRSGTPMLYGPRDAEELEVVWQLLLRSYAWAHDGQVVGVTVQ; encoded by the coding sequence ATGGTTTCCCGAAGGAAGGTCCTCGGGGTGCACGTGGCGCTGTTGTTCGCCGCGACGGCCTGCACCCCCCCAGCGAATGAAGTGCCCCGCGCGGAGGCGCCGGGCGTGTCGCGGGTGCTGGCCTCCACTGCGCCGGAGCCGTCCTTCCGTCTGGCCGCGCGCAAGGGCCCGCGCCCGGAGACGACCGACGCGCCCCCGGGCACGCCGCTGGCGCACCGTCAGCTGAGCCAGGTGTCCCCCCCGGACATCCAGGAGCGCCTCTTCACCCGCGCCGCGGCCCTGCCGGACGTGACGGTGGCGCCCAGCGGCATCTCCGTGCCGGGCGCCCGCGCCTTCTGGCTGCGGCCGGAGGCCGTGCGAGGGCCCCGGGCGGCCTTCCAGGTGGGCACGGAGTTCGCGCACATCCACCCTTCGGAGGACGGCAGCCTGCACGTGAAGTTCCCGCCGGACCTGGCGCGGCAGGTGTTCCAGCAGGGCTGGGGCATGCCCCATCCGCGCTCCGGGACGCCCATGCTCTACGGCCCGCGCGACGCCGAGGAGCTTGAGGTCGTGTGGCAACTGCTGTTGCGCTCCTACGCCTGGGCCCATGACGGCCAGGTGGTGGGGGTGACTGTCCAATGA
- a CDS encoding universal stress protein, giving the protein MTIVCAVDFSEGARQAATVAALLAARRERTLWLVHQVAPAPLIVAAEPVREGLQALLREEALRLEALGARVRVALVEGASHQALTDHCVQHDAKLLVVGPPRGELPHPGASASLDHIAQATAMPLLRVRDAAPFQAWLAGQRPLRVMLGVDRSRGTLAARQWVGALSEYGPLELLAGHVYYVYEQCQRLGLPVPATMDDASPLLQETLSREVAALADTWAGQPVRVLLRQGVGRAADHLVDLALEQDADVLVVGTHHHTVLGNLASVAHHALRLAPMAVAAVPVRPAASQGEAPLPQVRRLLVATDLSPLSDEAIPLAFALAPPGSEVHLVTVVQEPLTPEEHRDFERQLLERVPRGLEPRQVRVKAEVFVAGEVAAMLTQAAERLDADLVCMGSRGHGGLKEALLGSVTRQVLAQSRRPVLVLRPPAR; this is encoded by the coding sequence ATGACCATCGTCTGCGCAGTCGACTTTTCCGAGGGAGCCCGCCAGGCGGCGACGGTGGCCGCGCTGCTCGCCGCCCGCCGCGAGCGCACCTTGTGGCTCGTGCACCAGGTCGCTCCGGCGCCGCTCATCGTCGCGGCCGAACCCGTGCGCGAGGGCCTCCAGGCCCTGCTGCGTGAAGAGGCGCTGCGCCTGGAAGCGCTGGGCGCACGGGTGCGGGTGGCCCTGGTGGAGGGCGCCTCCCATCAGGCGCTGACCGACCACTGCGTCCAGCACGACGCGAAGCTCCTGGTGGTGGGCCCTCCGCGCGGGGAGCTGCCCCATCCCGGCGCCAGCGCCAGCCTGGACCACATCGCCCAGGCCACCGCGATGCCGCTGCTCCGGGTGCGGGACGCGGCGCCGTTCCAGGCCTGGCTCGCGGGCCAGCGGCCCCTGCGCGTGATGCTCGGGGTGGACCGCTCACGGGGCACCCTGGCCGCCCGCCAGTGGGTGGGGGCGTTGAGCGAGTACGGCCCCCTGGAGCTGCTGGCCGGCCACGTCTACTACGTCTACGAGCAGTGCCAGCGGCTGGGGCTGCCCGTGCCGGCCACGATGGACGACGCGAGCCCCCTGCTCCAGGAGACGCTGTCGCGCGAGGTGGCCGCGCTCGCGGACACGTGGGCGGGCCAGCCCGTGCGGGTGCTCCTGCGGCAGGGCGTGGGCCGCGCGGCCGACCACCTGGTGGACCTGGCCCTGGAGCAGGACGCGGACGTGCTCGTGGTGGGCACGCACCACCACACGGTCCTGGGCAACCTCGCGTCGGTGGCGCACCACGCGCTGCGCCTCGCGCCCATGGCGGTGGCCGCGGTGCCGGTGCGCCCCGCGGCCTCGCAAGGTGAGGCCCCGCTGCCCCAGGTGCGGCGGCTGCTGGTGGCCACGGACCTGTCCCCGCTCTCCGACGAAGCCATCCCCCTGGCCTTCGCGCTGGCACCGCCGGGCTCCGAGGTGCACCTGGTGACGGTGGTGCAGGAGCCCCTCACCCCGGAAGAGCACCGCGACTTCGAGCGTCAGCTCCTGGAGCGCGTGCCCCGAGGCCTGGAGCCCCGGCAGGTGCGCGTGAAGGCGGAGGTCTTCGTCGCGGGGGAGGTGGCGGCCATGCTCACCCAGGCCGCCGAGCGGCTGGACGCGGACCTCGTCTGCATGGGCTCGCGCGGACACGGCGGCCTGAAGGAGGCCCTGCTCGGCTCGGTGACGCGCCAGGTGCTCGCCCAGAGCCGCCGCCCCGTGCTGGTGCTGCGTCCCCCCGCGCGCTGA
- a CDS encoding LysR family transcriptional regulator, with amino-acid sequence MEHVAPYFTFAEVVRTGSFTVAARSLGLSKATVSKQVMLLESTLGVRLLHRTTRKLSPTAEGHALATRCQRMTEELEAAKAEVLLLRRKPRGRLRVSIPMTFGLMQVVPAMPEFLERYPEIDLDIQLDDRVVDLVEHGFDVCIRIAQMPDSSLVARKLASSRRVICATPAYLNRHGTPHRPEDLRQHRCVQYTYLASGTAWKLRGPDGQETLVETTGPLQANSSLALKTAVLGHAGIGQFPLFAVAEELRGGQLVEVLDDHALPDLSIWAVHAAPGRTLTPKIRAWVDFLARRFASDTGWSHTAATKRG; translated from the coding sequence ATGGAGCACGTCGCGCCCTATTTCACGTTCGCGGAGGTGGTGCGGACCGGCAGCTTCACGGTGGCGGCCCGCTCGCTGGGGTTGTCGAAGGCGACGGTCAGCAAGCAGGTGATGCTGCTGGAGAGCACGCTGGGCGTCCGGCTCCTGCACCGCACCACGCGCAAGCTGTCGCCGACGGCGGAGGGGCATGCGCTGGCCACGCGCTGCCAGCGCATGACGGAGGAGCTGGAGGCGGCCAAGGCGGAGGTGCTGCTGCTGCGGCGCAAGCCGCGCGGCCGGCTGCGCGTGAGCATCCCGATGACGTTCGGGCTCATGCAGGTGGTGCCCGCGATGCCGGAGTTCCTGGAGCGCTACCCGGAGATAGATTTGGACATCCAGTTGGATGACCGCGTGGTGGACCTGGTGGAGCACGGCTTCGACGTCTGCATCCGCATCGCGCAGATGCCGGACTCGTCACTCGTGGCCCGGAAGCTCGCGTCCAGTCGCCGCGTCATCTGCGCGACGCCCGCGTACCTGAACCGCCACGGCACGCCCCACCGGCCCGAAGACCTGCGGCAGCACCGGTGCGTGCAGTACACCTACCTGGCCTCCGGCACTGCCTGGAAGCTGCGCGGGCCCGACGGCCAGGAGACCCTGGTGGAGACGACCGGGCCGCTGCAGGCCAACAGCAGCCTGGCCCTGAAGACCGCGGTGCTGGGGCACGCCGGCATCGGGCAGTTCCCGCTGTTCGCGGTGGCGGAGGAGCTGCGCGGCGGACAGCTGGTGGAGGTGCTGGACGACCACGCGCTGCCGGACTTGTCCATCTGGGCCGTGCACGCCGCGCCAGGGCGCACCCTCACCCCGAAGATCCGCGCCTGGGTGGACTTCCTGGCCCGGCGCTTCGCGAGCGACACGGGCTGGAGCCACACCGCCGCGACGAAGCGCGGCTGA
- a CDS encoding YceI family protein, producing MTSFLKSLAFAAVLAVPSLAAATEYEIHPTNSSALFSVKHMMVSNVRGSFSKVTGTANIDEKDLTKSSVEAVIDAATVNTNDAKRDEHLRGHEFFDVAKFPTLTFKSTKIEKAGDGLKLMGNLTIHGVTKPVVLEAEGFTVESKDPYGNVKRGGTATTKVNRKDFGLTWNAALETGGVAVGEQISITLEIELVKKQPKAPVKSATSTTP from the coding sequence ATGACGTCGTTCCTCAAGTCCCTCGCCTTCGCCGCCGTCCTCGCCGTCCCCTCGCTCGCCGCCGCCACCGAGTATGAGATCCACCCGACCAACTCGTCGGCGCTCTTCTCCGTCAAGCACATGATGGTGTCGAACGTGCGCGGCTCCTTCTCCAAGGTGACCGGCACGGCGAACATCGACGAGAAGGACCTCACGAAGTCGTCGGTGGAGGCGGTCATCGACGCCGCGACCGTCAACACGAACGACGCGAAGCGCGACGAGCACCTGCGCGGCCACGAGTTCTTCGACGTGGCGAAGTTCCCGACCCTCACCTTCAAGTCCACCAAGATTGAGAAGGCCGGTGACGGCCTGAAGCTGATGGGCAACCTCACCATCCACGGCGTGACGAAGCCGGTGGTGCTGGAGGCGGAGGGCTTCACCGTGGAGTCCAAGGACCCGTACGGCAACGTGAAGCGGGGCGGCACGGCGACCACGAAGGTCAACCGCAAGGACTTCGGCCTGACGTGGAACGCGGCCCTGGAGACGGGCGGCGTGGCGGTGGGGGAGCAGATCTCCATCACCCTCGAAATCGAGCTCGTCAAGAAGCAGCCGAAGGCGCCGGTGAAGTCGGCCACGAGCACCACCCCGTAA